The DNA sequence GGGGCCTTCAGTGCGATTGTACATTTGCCGGTGCGCGAAGAGCGGTTGCAGGTGCGTAGTGCTTAGTCAGCCTTAGGGATCGCATCGACCACAGCTTGCGTTGCGGTATAGGCCAGCGTGTGATCAGCGCCTTCGATAATTTTGTGCAATGCGTCGGGGTTCCAATCGCTCAGCATCTCAGCGCCAGAGACGGGGATGATGTCATCGGTTTCTCCCCAGATGGCGAGCACTGGGATGTTGGCGGCGTGCATGGTCTTGTGGTCCTCCTCGCGATCCTCATCGCAGATGCCGCGCAGGCTATTGAGGACGGCGGGGACAAAGCCGTTGTATTTCATCTCGTTAATCTGCAGATCGACGACACCTTCGATGTCACCCTGCAGGCCACGTTCCGCCTCGGCCCCGCGGCGCAACATGCGCGGATACATCACGGTTAGCATCCAGCGGCCGAAGTATTCGTAGTTGCTGGCCATTCTGACAATCGGCCCCAGATCGTGACCCATACCGATAGGCGCCAGCAGGATCAGCTGTTTGATCCGTTCGGGGAAACGCGCGGAAAAGGCTGTGACGATGCCGCCGCCCATCGAGTAGCCAAGCAGTGTAAATGGGGTGTCGATGCCCTGATCAGCGAGCAGCTCATGCAGGGTTTCGGCGAAAAAATGACTGGTTTGGATGCCCTTGGGCCGGTCGGAATATCCGCGGCCATAGTGATCATAGACCAACACGCGATAGCCCAGCTTTCCCAGCCCTTTGGCTATAGGCCCAAAGACAAAAGATGGCGTGGTCAGCCCATGGACGCAGACAAGGACTGGGCCTTTGTCTGCGCCGAGCCACTGATAGT is a window from the Roseovarius sp. EL26 genome containing:
- a CDS encoding alpha/beta fold hydrolase encodes the protein MIWGLVLIAAIIIWPFARETLRPRMNEKHRQDAPGQFTNLSRGTVHYQWLGADKGPVLVCVHGLTTPSFVFGPIAKGLGKLGYRVLVYDHYGRGYSDRPKGIQTSHFFAETLHELLADQGIDTPFTLLGYSMGGGIVTAFSARFPERIKQLILLAPIGMGHDLGPIVRMASNYEYFGRWMLTVMYPRMLRRGAEAERGLQGDIEGVVDLQINEMKYNGFVPAVLNSLRGICDEDREEDHKTMHAANIPVLAIWGETDDIIPVSGAEMLSDWNPDALHKIIEGADHTLAYTATQAVVDAIPKAD